The following are from one region of the Syngnathus acus chromosome 10, fSynAcu1.2, whole genome shotgun sequence genome:
- the pelp1 gene encoding proline-, glutamic acid- and leucine-rich protein 1 isoform X1, translated as MSASALLHGPSALRLTEGFLSVLKEQRPEYLPSLLDSFREHGVFRTQGTSAAAGLLGFSNAKLASSKTKFEGLCLLAMLVQDSSCELFQQHCLSWLRSLQQVIQSQAPVHTIQLAVTILKDLLQYSSQLAELAREVGLNCVLGILTSLLGLKTECVLAAMEGMMACMTYYPRACGSLRDKLGAYFLSKMDSYNKKSQEMACQCFGCLPCLGGLTDRASGTGRADRWSDQVHCLVATANVALSQLYLGSELDRTAQYEGPGVELGFPHLDQSDPLLPLQLQRRYTAVCLALKHTLRVDPASAVRLPVRPILNLVCRALAISAKSINLTGDGSVRLLLLPAIHTSTLDVLTALFTVVRSSMVQYAAVLQRLFSQTLSAWTPPPESNPGQQRAYSSVRVSVYRSLEAWVQVAGASAGILQGSPSHTELLFSHLLGDITPGAESVKLRAGLSADAVPGGKPGPRRTKPLVMADAVGPSLQKKGDILANQDTCLSALRALRQIILTSGTLLKDDLHKRLHEVLLPLCVRLQQQQSSCNSTSESAGGVSGQYGGVLTRRELYRLLLALVLVPSPTWPPPLTCAVSILSKGRADRNLKVSSFCSEALTMCNALVHPRAPSIAIPLPPLTLKSSPSAPVLASSQGPIPGLPLPTLLGGPGSSSPFPAARHSLALLGSLENHLSLVPGHASGDAILSPHAHHQPEPANLGPPEGQRPVFVRYDKEEAEDVEISLASDSDDSVVIVPPGMLTTETREPVENAAPPQNPAAATPVGGAAEPVAVAPAVTDGVSLPDDLATSSASPLPAAAVNSFVPHTSSVVSLVPPVGEGETAAVRPQLQQMLMQPSTPGALGLPLQMHQLQNQLAPPQARLPADSNNEDSGVININSTDDEDEEEDMEDDEELEEDEDEEEEVSDFPEGEFYEGEEFDEFDEEGEELEEEEDEEDEEDEEEDEGREDGTMPLLEGAEDKANVGGIEEEKVPCAEVMLPASSTDGETVGGIQEIQLSRADVADERARVQEVESIGVLEGAREDEEEEEESERMDDPTMPQILCVTGGGVPEEREEPVEDETTEAASFRHEPPVAEFQPPLQQEALLAPTQEASTGDDQPPVLQNELMAAPPDSGSPLPSEPAALSGPEECPQEEEKAKDTEAREAAETKGVKRKRDNELEDEEAGPSTDEKKMQDDSIAAMLADFVPCPPDDDDEVAASGSNV; from the exons atGTCGGCATCGGCTTTGCTGCATGGTCCGTCTGCTCTGCGTTTGACTGAAGGTTTCTTGTCGGTTCTGAAGGAGCAGCGTCCCGAGTATTTGCCCAGTTTACTGGACAGCTTCCGAGAGCATGGCGTCTTCCGCACGCAG GGCACCAGCGCTGCAGCCGGTCTGCTTGGGTTTAGCAACGCCAAGCTGGCTTCCAGTAAGACCAA ATTTGAGGGGCTGTGTCTCCTCGCCATGCTGGTTCAGGACAGTTCATGTGAGCTGTTCCAGCAACACTGTCTCTCCTGGCTTCGCTCGCTTCAGCAAGTCATACAG TCCCAGGCTCCCGTTCATACCATCCAGCTGGCCGTGACCATCTTGAAGGACTTGCTGCAATATTCGTCTCAGCTGGCAGAGCTGGCACGGGAGGTGGGCCTCAACTGCGTCCTGGGCATCCTCACGTCACTGCTGGGCCTGAAGACAGAG TGTGTGCTAGCGGCCATGGAGGGAATGATGGCGTGTATGACCTACTACCCCCGAGCGTGTGGATCCCTGCGG GACAAGCTGGGGGCCTACTTTCTCTCCAAAATGGACAGTTACAACAAGAAAAGCCAAGAG ATGGCTTGTCAGTGCTTCGGTTGCCTCCCCTGTCTGGGCGGTCTGACAGACCGAGCGTCGGGCACTGGCCGAGCCGACCGATGGAGCGATCAGGTTCACTGCCTCGTGGCCACGGCCAATGTGGCGCTGTCTCAACTTTACCTCGGCTCCGAACTGG ACAGGACGGCGCAATACGAGGGTCCCGGGGTGGAGCTCGGCTTTCCTCATCTCGATCAATCGGATCCCTTGCTGCCGCTGCAGCTCCAGCGTAGATACACGGCCGTGTGTCTCGCGCTCAAGCACACGCTCAG GGTGGATCCGGCGTCGGCTGTGCGTCTGCCCGTCAGACCCATTCTCAATCTGGTGTGTCGAGCTCTGGCTATCAGCGCCAAGAGCATC AATTTAACAGGCGACGGCAGTGTGAGGCTGCTGCTCCTGCCTGCCATTCACACCAGCACACTGGACGTCTTAACTGCGCTCTTCACTGT CGTGCGGAGCAGCATGGTGCAGTACGCCGCGGTCCTCCAGAGGCTCTTTTCTCAAACCTTGAGTGCATGGACGCCTCCGCCTGAAAGTAACCCCGGGCAGCAGAGAGCCTACAG CTCGGTGCGCGTGTCCGTGTACAGAAGCCTGGAAGCGTGGGTGCAGGTGGCCGGCGCGTCTGCCGGCATCCTCCAGGGCAGCCCCAGCCACACCGAGCTCCTTTTTTCCCACCTCCTCGGTGACATCACACCCGGGGCCGAGTCCGTCAAG CTCCGAGCTGGCTTGTCGGCTGATGCGGTTCCCGGTGGCAAACCGGGCCCTCGCAGGACCAAACCGTTGGTCATGGCTGATGCAGTTGGGCCCTCCCTTCAGAAGAAAGGCGACATTTTGGCCAACCAGGATACCTGCCTTTCAGCTCTCAGGG CTTTAAGACAAATCATACTGACCAGCGGAACCCTCCTAAAGGATGACCTTCACAAG CGTCTCCACGAGGTTTTGCTGCCGCTGTGCGTGCgcttgcagcagcagcagtccaGCTGCAACAGCACTTCCGAGTCTGCAGGGGGCGTCAGCGGGCAGTATGGCGGCGTCCTCACTCGGCGGGAACTTTACAG GTTGTTGCTGGCTCTCGTCCTGGTTCCGTCCCCGACGTGGCCTCCGCCTCTCACCTGCGCCGTGTCTATTCTCAGCAAAGGGCGCGCAGACCGCAACCTCAAG GTGTCCTCGTTCTGTAGCGAGGCACTGACTATGTGTAACGCCCTGGTCCACCCGCGCGCTCCCTCCATCGCCATCCCCTTACCACCCCTCACACTGAAATCCAGCCCTTCAGCTCCCGTCCTTGCGTCCTCTCAGGGCCCGATCCCCGGCCTGCCGTTACCCACCCTCCTCGGAGGCCCCGGCTCCTCGAGCCCCTTCCCCGCCGCCCGCCACTCGCTTGCTCTGCTGGGCTCTCTGGAGAACCACCTGTCTCTGGTTCCAGGCCACGCCTCAGGCGATGCCATTCTGTCCCCGCACGCGCACCACCAGCCAGAGCCGGCCAATTTGGGCCCCCCGGAGGGGCAGAGACCTGTTTTTGTGCGCTATGACAAAGAGGAAGCCGAGGACGTGGAGATCTCGCTGGCCAGCGACTCTGACGACAGCGTGGTCATCGTTCCTCCGGGGATGCTCACGACAGAGACACGCGAGCCCGTCGAGAACGCGGCCCCGCCACAGAACCCGGCCGCCGCCACGCCCGTGGGCGGTGCCGCCGAGCCCGTAGCGGTGGCTCCAGCTGTGACGGATGGCGTTTCCCTCCCTGACGACCTGGCCACCTCTTCCGCCTCGCCTCTTCCCGCCGCTGCTGTCAACTCCTTCGTTCCCCACACCTCCTCGGTGGTCTCTCTCGTTCCGCCGGTTGGCGAGGGGGAGACGGCGGCCGTCAGACCTCAGCTCCAGCAGATGCTGATGCAGCCCTCGACCCCCGGAGCCCTGGGGCTGCCCCTCCAAATGCACCAGCTGCAGAACCAACTGGCCCCCCCTCAGGCAAGGCTGCCCGCCGACTCCAACAACGAAGACTCGGGCGTCATCAACATCAACAGCACGGACGATGAAGACGAAGAGGAAGACATGGAGGATGACGAAGAGttggaggaagatgaggacgaggaggaggaagtcaGCGATTTCCCTGAGGGCGAGTTTTATGAGGGCGAGGAGTTTGACGAGTTTGATGAGGAAGGGGaagagctggaggaggaggaagatgaggaggacgaggaggacgaggaagaAGACGAGGGGCGTGAAGATGGCACGATGCCTTTGTTAGAGGGAGCGGAGGACAAAGCGAACGTGGGCGGCAttgaggaggagaaggtgcCTTGTGCAGAAGTCATGCTGCCCGCCTCAAGCACCGATGGAGAAACCGTGGGAGGCATCCAGGAGATCCAGCTCAGCAGAGCTGACGTCGCCGACGAGCGTGCCCGAGTGCAGGAGGTGGAGAGCATTGGAGTCCTGGAGGGGGCCCgagaggacgaggaggaggaggaggagagtgaGAGGATGGACGACCCCACCATGCCTCAGATCCTGTGCGTGACCGGAGGCGGTGTGCCAGAGGAGAGGGAAGAGCCGGTCGAGGACGAGACAACGGAAGCGGCCTCCTTTCGACACGAGCCACCTGTCGCAGAGTTTCAACCGCCGCTGCAG CAGGAAGCTTTGTTGGCCCCCACGCAGGAAGCGAGCACCGGTGACGACCAGCCGCCTGTCCTTCAAAACGAACTCATGGCGGCTCCTCCCGATAGCGGCAGCCCACTGCCTTCGGAACCCGCCGCCCTGTCAGGCCCTGAAGAGTGCCCccaggaggaagaaaaggcCAAAGACACGGAAGCACGTGAAGCGGCTGAGACGAAAGGAGTTAAGCGCAAAAGAGACAACGAGCTCGAGGACGAAGAGGCGGGACCAAGCACTGATGAGAAAAAG ATGCAAGACGACTCCATCGCCGCCATGTTGGCCGATTTTGTCCCCTGCCCAcctgacgacgacgacgaggtTGCAGCCTCCGGGTCAAACGTCTGA
- the pelp1 gene encoding proline-, glutamic acid- and leucine-rich protein 1 isoform X2, protein MSASALLHGPSALRLTEGFLSVLKEQRPEYLPSLLDSFREHGVFRTQGTSAAAGLLGFSNAKLASSKTKFEGLCLLAMLVQDSSCELFQQHCLSWLRSLQQVIQSQAPVHTIQLAVTILKDLLQYSSQLAELAREVGLNCVLGILTSLLGLKTECVLAAMEGMMACMTYYPRACGSLRDKLGAYFLSKMDSYNKKSQEMACQCFGCLPCLGGLTDRASGTGRADRWSDQVHCLVATANVALSQLYLGSELDRTAQYEGPGVELGFPHLDQSDPLLPLQLQRRYTAVCLALKHTLRVDPASAVRLPVRPILNLVCRALAISAKSINLTGDGSVRLLLLPAIHTSTLDVLTALFTVVRSSMVQYAAVLQRLFSQTLSAWTPPPESNPGQQRAYSSVRVSVYRSLEAWVQVAGASAGILQGSPSHTELLFSHLLGDITPGAESVKLRAGLSADAVPGGKPGPRRTKPLVMADAVGPSLQKKGDILANQDTCLSALRALRQIILTSGTLLKDDLHKRLHEVLLPLCVRLQQQQSSCNSTSESAGGVSGQYGGVLTRRELYRLLLALVLVPSPTWPPPLTCAVSILSKGRADRNLKVSSFCSEALTMCNALVHPRAPSIAIPLPPLTLKSSPSAPVLASSQGPIPGLPLPTLLGGPGSSSPFPAARHSLALLGSLENHLSLVPGHASGDAILSPHAHHQPEPANLGPPEGQRPVFVRYDKEEAEDVEISLASDSDDSVVIVPPGMLTTETREPVENAAPPQNPAAATPVGGAAEPVAVAPAVTDGVSLPDDLATSSASPLPAAAVNSFVPHTSSVVSLVPPVGEGETAAVRPQLQQMLMQPSTPGALGLPLQMHQLQNQLAPPQARLPADSNNEDSGVININSTDDEDEEEDMEDDEELEEDEDEEEEVSDFPEGEFYEGEEFDEFDEEGEELEEEEDEEDEEDEEEDEGREDGTMPLLEGAEDKANVGGIEEEKVPCAEVMLPASSTDGETVGGIQEIQLSRADVADERARVQEVESIGVLEGAREDEEEEEESERMDDPTMPQILCVTGGGVPEEREEPVEDETTEAASFRHEPPVAEFQPPLQEALLAPTQEASTGDDQPPVLQNELMAAPPDSGSPLPSEPAALSGPEECPQEEEKAKDTEAREAAETKGVKRKRDNELEDEEAGPSTDEKKMQDDSIAAMLADFVPCPPDDDDEVAASGSNV, encoded by the exons atGTCGGCATCGGCTTTGCTGCATGGTCCGTCTGCTCTGCGTTTGACTGAAGGTTTCTTGTCGGTTCTGAAGGAGCAGCGTCCCGAGTATTTGCCCAGTTTACTGGACAGCTTCCGAGAGCATGGCGTCTTCCGCACGCAG GGCACCAGCGCTGCAGCCGGTCTGCTTGGGTTTAGCAACGCCAAGCTGGCTTCCAGTAAGACCAA ATTTGAGGGGCTGTGTCTCCTCGCCATGCTGGTTCAGGACAGTTCATGTGAGCTGTTCCAGCAACACTGTCTCTCCTGGCTTCGCTCGCTTCAGCAAGTCATACAG TCCCAGGCTCCCGTTCATACCATCCAGCTGGCCGTGACCATCTTGAAGGACTTGCTGCAATATTCGTCTCAGCTGGCAGAGCTGGCACGGGAGGTGGGCCTCAACTGCGTCCTGGGCATCCTCACGTCACTGCTGGGCCTGAAGACAGAG TGTGTGCTAGCGGCCATGGAGGGAATGATGGCGTGTATGACCTACTACCCCCGAGCGTGTGGATCCCTGCGG GACAAGCTGGGGGCCTACTTTCTCTCCAAAATGGACAGTTACAACAAGAAAAGCCAAGAG ATGGCTTGTCAGTGCTTCGGTTGCCTCCCCTGTCTGGGCGGTCTGACAGACCGAGCGTCGGGCACTGGCCGAGCCGACCGATGGAGCGATCAGGTTCACTGCCTCGTGGCCACGGCCAATGTGGCGCTGTCTCAACTTTACCTCGGCTCCGAACTGG ACAGGACGGCGCAATACGAGGGTCCCGGGGTGGAGCTCGGCTTTCCTCATCTCGATCAATCGGATCCCTTGCTGCCGCTGCAGCTCCAGCGTAGATACACGGCCGTGTGTCTCGCGCTCAAGCACACGCTCAG GGTGGATCCGGCGTCGGCTGTGCGTCTGCCCGTCAGACCCATTCTCAATCTGGTGTGTCGAGCTCTGGCTATCAGCGCCAAGAGCATC AATTTAACAGGCGACGGCAGTGTGAGGCTGCTGCTCCTGCCTGCCATTCACACCAGCACACTGGACGTCTTAACTGCGCTCTTCACTGT CGTGCGGAGCAGCATGGTGCAGTACGCCGCGGTCCTCCAGAGGCTCTTTTCTCAAACCTTGAGTGCATGGACGCCTCCGCCTGAAAGTAACCCCGGGCAGCAGAGAGCCTACAG CTCGGTGCGCGTGTCCGTGTACAGAAGCCTGGAAGCGTGGGTGCAGGTGGCCGGCGCGTCTGCCGGCATCCTCCAGGGCAGCCCCAGCCACACCGAGCTCCTTTTTTCCCACCTCCTCGGTGACATCACACCCGGGGCCGAGTCCGTCAAG CTCCGAGCTGGCTTGTCGGCTGATGCGGTTCCCGGTGGCAAACCGGGCCCTCGCAGGACCAAACCGTTGGTCATGGCTGATGCAGTTGGGCCCTCCCTTCAGAAGAAAGGCGACATTTTGGCCAACCAGGATACCTGCCTTTCAGCTCTCAGGG CTTTAAGACAAATCATACTGACCAGCGGAACCCTCCTAAAGGATGACCTTCACAAG CGTCTCCACGAGGTTTTGCTGCCGCTGTGCGTGCgcttgcagcagcagcagtccaGCTGCAACAGCACTTCCGAGTCTGCAGGGGGCGTCAGCGGGCAGTATGGCGGCGTCCTCACTCGGCGGGAACTTTACAG GTTGTTGCTGGCTCTCGTCCTGGTTCCGTCCCCGACGTGGCCTCCGCCTCTCACCTGCGCCGTGTCTATTCTCAGCAAAGGGCGCGCAGACCGCAACCTCAAG GTGTCCTCGTTCTGTAGCGAGGCACTGACTATGTGTAACGCCCTGGTCCACCCGCGCGCTCCCTCCATCGCCATCCCCTTACCACCCCTCACACTGAAATCCAGCCCTTCAGCTCCCGTCCTTGCGTCCTCTCAGGGCCCGATCCCCGGCCTGCCGTTACCCACCCTCCTCGGAGGCCCCGGCTCCTCGAGCCCCTTCCCCGCCGCCCGCCACTCGCTTGCTCTGCTGGGCTCTCTGGAGAACCACCTGTCTCTGGTTCCAGGCCACGCCTCAGGCGATGCCATTCTGTCCCCGCACGCGCACCACCAGCCAGAGCCGGCCAATTTGGGCCCCCCGGAGGGGCAGAGACCTGTTTTTGTGCGCTATGACAAAGAGGAAGCCGAGGACGTGGAGATCTCGCTGGCCAGCGACTCTGACGACAGCGTGGTCATCGTTCCTCCGGGGATGCTCACGACAGAGACACGCGAGCCCGTCGAGAACGCGGCCCCGCCACAGAACCCGGCCGCCGCCACGCCCGTGGGCGGTGCCGCCGAGCCCGTAGCGGTGGCTCCAGCTGTGACGGATGGCGTTTCCCTCCCTGACGACCTGGCCACCTCTTCCGCCTCGCCTCTTCCCGCCGCTGCTGTCAACTCCTTCGTTCCCCACACCTCCTCGGTGGTCTCTCTCGTTCCGCCGGTTGGCGAGGGGGAGACGGCGGCCGTCAGACCTCAGCTCCAGCAGATGCTGATGCAGCCCTCGACCCCCGGAGCCCTGGGGCTGCCCCTCCAAATGCACCAGCTGCAGAACCAACTGGCCCCCCCTCAGGCAAGGCTGCCCGCCGACTCCAACAACGAAGACTCGGGCGTCATCAACATCAACAGCACGGACGATGAAGACGAAGAGGAAGACATGGAGGATGACGAAGAGttggaggaagatgaggacgaggaggaggaagtcaGCGATTTCCCTGAGGGCGAGTTTTATGAGGGCGAGGAGTTTGACGAGTTTGATGAGGAAGGGGaagagctggaggaggaggaagatgaggaggacgaggaggacgaggaagaAGACGAGGGGCGTGAAGATGGCACGATGCCTTTGTTAGAGGGAGCGGAGGACAAAGCGAACGTGGGCGGCAttgaggaggagaaggtgcCTTGTGCAGAAGTCATGCTGCCCGCCTCAAGCACCGATGGAGAAACCGTGGGAGGCATCCAGGAGATCCAGCTCAGCAGAGCTGACGTCGCCGACGAGCGTGCCCGAGTGCAGGAGGTGGAGAGCATTGGAGTCCTGGAGGGGGCCCgagaggacgaggaggaggaggaggagagtgaGAGGATGGACGACCCCACCATGCCTCAGATCCTGTGCGTGACCGGAGGCGGTGTGCCAGAGGAGAGGGAAGAGCCGGTCGAGGACGAGACAACGGAAGCGGCCTCCTTTCGACACGAGCCACCTGTCGCAGAGTTTCAACCGCCGCTGCAG GAAGCTTTGTTGGCCCCCACGCAGGAAGCGAGCACCGGTGACGACCAGCCGCCTGTCCTTCAAAACGAACTCATGGCGGCTCCTCCCGATAGCGGCAGCCCACTGCCTTCGGAACCCGCCGCCCTGTCAGGCCCTGAAGAGTGCCCccaggaggaagaaaaggcCAAAGACACGGAAGCACGTGAAGCGGCTGAGACGAAAGGAGTTAAGCGCAAAAGAGACAACGAGCTCGAGGACGAAGAGGCGGGACCAAGCACTGATGAGAAAAAG ATGCAAGACGACTCCATCGCCGCCATGTTGGCCGATTTTGTCCCCTGCCCAcctgacgacgacgacgaggtTGCAGCCTCCGGGTCAAACGTCTGA
- the med11 gene encoding mediator of RNA polymerase II transcription subunit 11 gives MANERLRVLEEVEKEIAMILQCAGNIVMELSKDKHNASLLDRQLVQFQSSVSRVESELSGQIRYLTQVATGQPHEGSTYSSRKDCQMALNRAEYAKVKLGELGRTCEVMLEPPLQQT, from the exons ATGGCGAACGAGCGCCTGCGAGTCCTGGAGGAGGTTGAGAAGGAGATTGCGATGATCCTACAGTGTGCTG GCAATATTGTGATGGAACTTTccaaagacaaacacaacGCCAGCCTCCTAGACAGACAGCTGGTCCAGTTCCAGAGCTCCGTCAGCAGAGTTGAGAGTGAATTGAGTGGCCAAATCCGCTACCTGACGCAG GTTGCCACCGGCCAACCTCATGAGGGTTCCACCTATTCCTCAAGGAAGGACTGCCAGATGGCGCTCAACAGAGCAGAGTACGCCAAAGTCAAACTGGGAGAATTGGGACGAACCTGCGAGGTCATGTTGGAGCCGCCGCTGCAGCAAACATGA
- the arrb2b gene encoding arrestin, beta 2b isoform X2 — MGDKEGTRVFKKISPNGKLSVYLGKRVYVDHFDHVDPVDGVILVDPEYLQDRKVFVTLTCVFRYGREESDVLGLPYRKDLYISLVQAFPRVADQKPLSVLQEKLLRKLGQHAHPFCFNIPPNLPCSVTLQPAHDDVGKACGVDFEIQAYCAKSVSEKILQRNAVELVIRKVQYAPEKKGPQPSAESTRSFLLSERPLHLEASLDKELYYHGEPINVNVHVSNNSSKTVKKVKIAVRQYTDVWIFFKDQFKCPVAQLEVDEQVCASSTFCQVYTLTPSMGDNRHKQGLAMDGDLNHHNTNLASSTIMNEGCNKETLGIMVSYRVKVKLVVSRGGDMAVELPFFLMHPKPSDQKPAVPQAGAATGTDLDNDPSPEADDLVFQDFGRLDLEGDEDDPLC, encoded by the exons ATGGGTGATAAAGAGGGCACCAG AGTGTTCAAGAAGATCAGCCCCAACGGCAAG CTCAGCGTTTATTTGGGCAAGCGTGTCTATGTTGACCACTTTGATCACGTGGATCCAGTGG ATGGAGTTATCCTGGTGGATCCTGAGTATCTACAAGATCGCAAAG TGTTCGTGACCCTGACCTGCGTGTTCCGTTACGGTCGGGAGGAGTCTGACGTCTTGGGTTTGCCATACCGGAAGGATCTCTACATCAGCCTTGTCCAAGCCTTCCCTCGTGTCGCCGATCAGAAGCCACTGAGTGTCCTCCAGGAGAAGCTCCTGCGCAAACTGGGCCAGCATGCGCACCCTTTCTGCTTCAAC ATCCCCCCGAACCTGCCCTGCTCGGTCACCCTGCAGCCCGCACACGACGATGTGGGCAAGGCGTGCGGTGTGGACTTTGAGATCCAGGCCTACTGCGCCAAGTCAGTCAGCGAAAAGATCCTTCAAAG GAACGCTGTGGAACTGGTCATCCGAAAGGTGCAGTACGCCCCGGAGAAGAAAGGCCCGCAACCCAGCGCGGAGAGCACTCGAAGCTTCTTGTTGTCCGAGAGGCCGCTCCACCTCGAGGCATCGTTAGACAAGGAg CTGTACTACCACGGCGAGCCCATCAACGTGAACGTGCATGTCTCCAACAACTCCAGCAAGACTGTCAAGAAGGTGAAGATCGCAG TGCGCCAGTACACTGACGTCTGGATTTTCTTTAAGGATCAGTTTAAGTGTCCCGTAGCCCAGCTGGAGGTCGA CGAGCAGGTCTGCGCCAGTTCCACCTTCTGCCAGGTGTACACGCTGACACCCTCCATGGGGGATAACCGCCATAAGCAAGGCCTGGCGATGGATGGCGACCTCAATCACCACAACACCAACCTGGCCTCCAGCACTAT AATGAATGAAGGCTGCAACAAGGAGACGCTGGGCATCATGGTGTCCTATCGCGTCAAAGTCAAACTGGTGGTGTCTCGGGGCGG GGACATGGCAGTGgagcttcctttttttttgatgcATCCCAAACCCAGTGACCAAAAGCcag CGGTTCCACAAGCCGGAGCTGCCACGGGTACCGACCTCGATAACGA CCCTTCCCCTGAAGCAGACGACCTGGTTTTCCAAGACTTTGGCCGCTTGGATTTAGAGGGGGATGAGGATGACCCTCTGTGTTAA
- the arrb2b gene encoding arrestin, beta 2b isoform X1 has protein sequence MGDKEGTRVFKKISPNGKLSVYLGKRVYVDHFDHVDPVDGVILVDPEYLQDRKVFVTLTCVFRYGREESDVLGLPYRKDLYISLVQAFPRVADQKPLSVLQEKLLRKLGQHAHPFCFNVRLLSRVTSSCFLGRSLMGCRVQIPPNLPCSVTLQPAHDDVGKACGVDFEIQAYCAKSVSEKILQRNAVELVIRKVQYAPEKKGPQPSAESTRSFLLSERPLHLEASLDKELYYHGEPINVNVHVSNNSSKTVKKVKIAVRQYTDVWIFFKDQFKCPVAQLEVDEQVCASSTFCQVYTLTPSMGDNRHKQGLAMDGDLNHHNTNLASSTIMNEGCNKETLGIMVSYRVKVKLVVSRGGDMAVELPFFLMHPKPSDQKPAVPQAGAATGTDLDNDPSPEADDLVFQDFGRLDLEGDEDDPLC, from the exons ATGGGTGATAAAGAGGGCACCAG AGTGTTCAAGAAGATCAGCCCCAACGGCAAG CTCAGCGTTTATTTGGGCAAGCGTGTCTATGTTGACCACTTTGATCACGTGGATCCAGTGG ATGGAGTTATCCTGGTGGATCCTGAGTATCTACAAGATCGCAAAG TGTTCGTGACCCTGACCTGCGTGTTCCGTTACGGTCGGGAGGAGTCTGACGTCTTGGGTTTGCCATACCGGAAGGATCTCTACATCAGCCTTGTCCAAGCCTTCCCTCGTGTCGCCGATCAGAAGCCACTGAGTGTCCTCCAGGAGAAGCTCCTGCGCAAACTGGGCCAGCATGCGCACCCTTTCTGCTTCAACGTAAGACTGCTGAGCCGCGTCACGTCGAGCTGCTTTTTGGGGAGGAGCCTAATGGGCTGCCGTGTTCAGATCCCCCCGAACCTGCCCTGCTCGGTCACCCTGCAGCCCGCACACGACGATGTGGGCAAGGCGTGCGGTGTGGACTTTGAGATCCAGGCCTACTGCGCCAAGTCAGTCAGCGAAAAGATCCTTCAAAG GAACGCTGTGGAACTGGTCATCCGAAAGGTGCAGTACGCCCCGGAGAAGAAAGGCCCGCAACCCAGCGCGGAGAGCACTCGAAGCTTCTTGTTGTCCGAGAGGCCGCTCCACCTCGAGGCATCGTTAGACAAGGAg CTGTACTACCACGGCGAGCCCATCAACGTGAACGTGCATGTCTCCAACAACTCCAGCAAGACTGTCAAGAAGGTGAAGATCGCAG TGCGCCAGTACACTGACGTCTGGATTTTCTTTAAGGATCAGTTTAAGTGTCCCGTAGCCCAGCTGGAGGTCGA CGAGCAGGTCTGCGCCAGTTCCACCTTCTGCCAGGTGTACACGCTGACACCCTCCATGGGGGATAACCGCCATAAGCAAGGCCTGGCGATGGATGGCGACCTCAATCACCACAACACCAACCTGGCCTCCAGCACTAT AATGAATGAAGGCTGCAACAAGGAGACGCTGGGCATCATGGTGTCCTATCGCGTCAAAGTCAAACTGGTGGTGTCTCGGGGCGG GGACATGGCAGTGgagcttcctttttttttgatgcATCCCAAACCCAGTGACCAAAAGCcag CGGTTCCACAAGCCGGAGCTGCCACGGGTACCGACCTCGATAACGA CCCTTCCCCTGAAGCAGACGACCTGGTTTTCCAAGACTTTGGCCGCTTGGATTTAGAGGGGGATGAGGATGACCCTCTGTGTTAA